The DNA window gcCAAGAAGCCCAGTTTCATCTCAATGATCGAATAGGTTGTTCGGCTTCCTGATGATCGATCAGATTGCTGGTTGACAGGCATATAGATCCATTTCCAAAATTCACGTTTGGCATCAACGTGTAGCTAATCCAAATCCATCGTCCAATATTCTATCCTTGGATCTGTGTGTAATATCAGGAATGGAGCAATTCAGGCAGATTGGAGAGGCCGTAGGAAGTTTAAATGCTCTGATGGTGTTCAAAAACAACATATTTAACCAGAGGCAATGCTGTTTATTGGTTGATATGTTCAATTCAGGATACAACACAATTGCAGAGGAAATGAAACAAAACCTGAGATTTGAAGAGAAGAGCACAAAATGGAAAATCATTGAAAATCCATTAAGGGATCTGCTTAGAACATTCAAAGAAGGAGAATTTTACATCAGGCAGTGCTTGGAACCGAAGGACTGGTGGGCTAAAGCCATTTATCTTTATCAGAATGCCGACTGTGTTGAGTTTCATATACACAACTTGCTCAGTTGCATTCCGGTGGTCATTGAAGCAATCGAAATGGCTGGGGAGATATCGGGTTGGGATCAAGATGAGATACAGAAGAGAAAGGCTGTTTATTCTCTCAAGTATCAGAAAGATTGGAAAGACCCCAGAATTTTTGAGTGGAAATTTGGAAATAAGTACTTGGTTTCTCAAGATTTTAGTACTCATTTGGATTCGGTTTGGAACGAAGATAGATGGTTACTGCTAAAGATGATTCAAGAAAAGAAAAGATCAGGTTCTTTAACTTCGAAGAGGGATAACCGTCTTGCAGATCTTCTTTTGACAAACTTGACTGCTTCAGAAACTACAGAGGATAAACTGTTACCTTCCTCTACTTTAGTGAACTCCAAAGATTACCAGGTACGGAGGCGGTTGGGGAGTGGAAGCCAATATAAAGAGATTCAATGGCTCGGTGAAAGCTTTGCTTTAAGGCACTTCTTTGGGGATATCGAACCATTAATTCCTGATATTTCAAAGGAATTAAGCCTTTCTCATCCGAACATAATGCATGTTATCTGCAGCTTCGCAGATGAGGAAAAGAAAGAGTGTTTCTTGGTTATGGAACTCATGAATAGAGACCTTTCAAGTTATATCAAGGAAATATGTGGGGCAAGAAAACGAATACCTTTTTCTCTTCCGGTTGCAGTTGATCTAATGCTGCAAATAGCGAGAGGGATGGAATATCTCCACTCAAAGAAAATCTACCATGGAGAGTTGAACCTTGCCAGCATACTTGTAAAAGCAAGAAATGGTAACTCGGATGGTTACTTACATGCCAAAGTATCGGGTTTTGGCCTATCGGCTTCTATTAGTCTCAACCAGAAGAAAACCTCCACAAATCAGAATGCACAACCTCCAGTCATCTGGTACGCTCCAGAAGTACTATCTGAGCAGGGATATTTTGGAGATGGAGGAAACTCTAAGTATACAGAGAAATGTGATGTTTACAGTTTTGGGATGATATGTTTTGAGATTGTAACTGGTAAAGTCCCTTTCGAAGATGCCCATCTTCAAGGAGATAAAATGAGCCGCAACATAAGGGCAGGAGAGAGGCCATTATTCCCGTTTCATTCGCCTAAATACATCACAAACTTAACAAAGAAGTGCTGGCACGCGGATCCGAGTCAACGGCCTAGTTTCTCATCTCTCTGTCGAATTCTTCGCTATATCAAGCGTTTCTTGGCAATGAATCCTGAACTCAGCCAAACAGACCTGCCAATGCCCCCAGTGGACTTTGTCGACATCGAGGCAGGGATTGTAAAAAGCTTTCCTTATATGGGGTATTCAGATTTTCAGTCTGTATCCCAAATCCCATTCCAAATGTTTGTATACAGAGTCACAGAGAGGGAGAGAACATGTGCAACTCACAGAGATAACTCTGAATCAGGCAGTGAAGAAACTTCAGCATATGGAGATGAGAACATAACAGTGGAGGACCCCTTCGCTTCGCCAACAGAAAGAAGATCCTTGCCTTCTCCTGAAATTATGATCAGGAAGCTTTCATTATCAAAGAAATCATTAGAAGTCAAGACCAACAAACAACCAGGTTATCAATTCACCAAATTCTCTTATGTTACATTTTTTTACTCTCTTCTGTTAGCGAAAATTTTTATGAACCGTTTTAACAGGGACGCCTAGGGGAAGGTCGGTGAGACCTCCACCAATAACACCAAGGGGACGTAGTATCAGTTTGCGTTTGAATTCCGAAAGTCAGTTGATGACAATGAGTCCTAGAACAAGGAGGACATCCGGTCACGTATCAGATTCCGAACTGTCTTGATCTGCCATGCCCTTGAATAGAAGTTTGATCCTTAACCAAAGTAGAAACACTTTTGTAGGTACAGCTAATGATTTCTACCCTTGTCACTTTCGATTTTCCGTCTCTGGTTAGGTTTTTTCCCGTGTTCTATACAATTTCAACTCTCGAAAATTGTCATCTTGTCTCGAGCGTATGGCTTGAAAATATGTACATTTACCCAATATTACAGttgaatatttttgacatcGATTTTAACATCAGAATATACGATGATAGTATTATGTCCTGCAATTATTTTTCTCAGCAGTTTATGGTAACTAGCAAGAAGCACGTTAGATGCACgtgtatattaattatttaataaaaataaaactttgattttttaaaaataatttgaataaattttttttatttatattattttggtaGAATAAGATTC is part of the Primulina eburnea isolate SZY01 chromosome 1, ASM2296580v1, whole genome shotgun sequence genome and encodes:
- the LOC140839161 gene encoding uncharacterized protein; this encodes MEQFRQIGEAVGSLNALMVFKNNIFNQRQCCLLVDMFNSGYNTIAEEMKQNLRFEEKSTKWKIIENPLRDLLRTFKEGEFYIRQCLEPKDWWAKAIYLYQNADCVEFHIHNLLSCIPVVIEAIEMAGEISGWDQDEIQKRKAVYSLKYQKDWKDPRIFEWKFGNKYLVSQDFSTHLDSVWNEDRWLLLKMIQEKKRSGSLTSKRDNRLADLLLTNLTASETTEDKLLPSSTLVNSKDYQVRRRLGSGSQYKEIQWLGESFALRHFFGDIEPLIPDISKELSLSHPNIMHVICSFADEEKKECFLVMELMNRDLSSYIKEICGARKRIPFSLPVAVDLMLQIARGMEYLHSKKIYHGELNLASILVKARNGNSDGYLHAKVSGFGLSASISLNQKKTSTNQNAQPPVIWYAPEVLSEQGYFGDGGNSKYTEKCDVYSFGMICFEIVTGKVPFEDAHLQGDKMSRNIRAGERPLFPFHSPKYITNLTKKCWHADPSQRPSFSSLCRILRYIKRFLAMNPELSQTDLPMPPVDFVDIEAGIVKSFPYMGYSDFQSVSQIPFQMFVYRVTERERTCATHRDNSESGSEETSAYGDENITVEDPFASPTERRSLPSPEIMIRKLSLSKKSLEVKTNKQPGTPRGRSVRPPPITPRGRSISLRLNSESQLMTMSPRTRRTSGHVSDSELS